From Gopherus flavomarginatus isolate rGopFla2 chromosome 7, rGopFla2.mat.asm, whole genome shotgun sequence, the proteins below share one genomic window:
- the CRYZ gene encoding quinone oxidoreductase isoform X3: protein MATGRNVMRAVRVSEFGGPEVLKLLSDVLLPNPKENQVLIKVHACGVNPVETYIRSGTHARKPALPYTPGTDVAGVIEAVGAQVTVFKKGDRVFTNGTISGGYADYTVAAADTVFPLSDKLDFKQGAAIGIPYFTAYRALFQKGHAKPGETVLVHGASGGVGIATCQIARAYGLKVLGTAGTEEGMNLVLRNGAHKTFNHREADYVDKIKEFSAVQGVDVIIEMLANVNLATDLQLLSPGGRVMIVGSRGPIEIYPRDTMMKESSIIGVSLFCATK, encoded by the exons ATGGCAACTGGAAGAAATGTGATGAGAGCTGTCAGAGTTTCTGAATTTGGTGGACCTGAAGTGCTTAAGCTCCTGTCAGATGTCTTATTGCCGAATCCGAAAGAAAATCAG GTCTTAATCAAAGTCCATGCATGTGGTGTAAACCCAGTGGAGACATATATTCGTTCTGGTACTCATGCTAGAAAACCAGCTTTACCTTACACTCCTGGGACAGATGTTGCTGGAGTAATTGAAGCTGTTGGGGCGCAAGTAACTGTATTCAAG AAAGGTGACAGGGTTTTTACTAATGGTACCATCTCTGGTGGCTATGCAGATTATACAGTTGCTGCAGCTGACACAGTCTTCCCCTTGTCAGATAAATTAGACTTCAAGCAAGGTGCTGCCATTGGAATTCCATATTTCACTGCCTACCGTGCACTCTTCCAAAA AGGGCATGCCAAACCAGGGGAAACTGTGCTAGTCCATGGGGCAAGTGGAGGA GTTGGAATAGCAACATGCCAGATTGCCAGAGCTTATGGTTTAAAGGTTTTAGGCACAGCTGGAACTGAAGAAGGAATGAATCTAGTTTTGAGAAATGGAGCCCACAAAACGTTTAATCACAGAGAAGCTGATTACGTTGATAAGATTAAG GAATTCAGTGCTGTGCAGGGAGTTGATGTGATAATAGAAATGCTAGCTAATGTTAATCTCGCCACTGATTTACAACTACTGTCACCTGGAGGAAGGGTGATG ATCGTGGGGAGTAGAGGTCCAATTGAAATATATCCCAGGGACACTATGATGAAAGAATCCAGCATAATAGGAGTTAGTCTGTTTTGTGCAACTAAG TAA
- the CRYZ gene encoding quinone oxidoreductase isoform X1 has translation MATGRNVMRAVRVSEFGGPEVLKLLSDVLLPNPKENQVLIKVHACGVNPVETYIRSGTHARKPALPYTPGTDVAGVIEAVGAQVTVFKKGDRVFTNGTISGGYADYTVAAADTVFPLSDKLDFKQGAAIGIPYFTAYRALFQKGHAKPGETVLVHGASGGVGIATCQIARAYGLKVLGTAGTEEGMNLVLRNGAHKTFNHREADYVDKIKEFSAVQGVDVIIEMLANVNLATDLQLLSPGGRVMIVGSRGPIEIYPRDTMMKESSIIGVSLFCATKKSMHECETALLAGIEAGWLKPEVGPEYPLEKVAKAHELLINSSGALGKMVLLI, from the exons ATGGCAACTGGAAGAAATGTGATGAGAGCTGTCAGAGTTTCTGAATTTGGTGGACCTGAAGTGCTTAAGCTCCTGTCAGATGTCTTATTGCCGAATCCGAAAGAAAATCAG GTCTTAATCAAAGTCCATGCATGTGGTGTAAACCCAGTGGAGACATATATTCGTTCTGGTACTCATGCTAGAAAACCAGCTTTACCTTACACTCCTGGGACAGATGTTGCTGGAGTAATTGAAGCTGTTGGGGCGCAAGTAACTGTATTCAAG AAAGGTGACAGGGTTTTTACTAATGGTACCATCTCTGGTGGCTATGCAGATTATACAGTTGCTGCAGCTGACACAGTCTTCCCCTTGTCAGATAAATTAGACTTCAAGCAAGGTGCTGCCATTGGAATTCCATATTTCACTGCCTACCGTGCACTCTTCCAAAA AGGGCATGCCAAACCAGGGGAAACTGTGCTAGTCCATGGGGCAAGTGGAGGA GTTGGAATAGCAACATGCCAGATTGCCAGAGCTTATGGTTTAAAGGTTTTAGGCACAGCTGGAACTGAAGAAGGAATGAATCTAGTTTTGAGAAATGGAGCCCACAAAACGTTTAATCACAGAGAAGCTGATTACGTTGATAAGATTAAG GAATTCAGTGCTGTGCAGGGAGTTGATGTGATAATAGAAATGCTAGCTAATGTTAATCTCGCCACTGATTTACAACTACTGTCACCTGGAGGAAGGGTGATG ATCGTGGGGAGTAGAGGTCCAATTGAAATATATCCCAGGGACACTATGATGAAAGAATCCAGCATAATAGGAGTTAGTCTGTTTTGTGCAACTAAG AAGTCGATGCACGAATGTGAAACGGCGCTTCTTGCTGGTATAGAAGCTGGCTGGCTTAAACCTGAAGTTGGCCCTGAATATCCATTGGAAAAAGTGGCTAAGGCTCATGAACTCCTTATTAACAGCAGTGGTGCTTTGGGAAAGATGGTACTCCTTATATGA
- the CRYZ gene encoding quinone oxidoreductase isoform X4 produces MKGDRVFTNGTISGGYADYTVAAADTVFPLSDKLDFKQGAAIGIPYFTAYRALFQKGHAKPGETVLVHGASGGVGIATCQIARAYGLKVLGTAGTEEGMNLVLRNGAHKTFNHREADYVDKIKEFSAVQGVDVIIEMLANVNLATDLQLLSPGGRVMIVGSRGPIEIYPRDTMMKESSIIGVSLFCATKKSMHECETALLAGIEAGWLKPEVGPEYPLEKVAKAHELLINSSGALGKMVLLI; encoded by the exons ATG AAAGGTGACAGGGTTTTTACTAATGGTACCATCTCTGGTGGCTATGCAGATTATACAGTTGCTGCAGCTGACACAGTCTTCCCCTTGTCAGATAAATTAGACTTCAAGCAAGGTGCTGCCATTGGAATTCCATATTTCACTGCCTACCGTGCACTCTTCCAAAA AGGGCATGCCAAACCAGGGGAAACTGTGCTAGTCCATGGGGCAAGTGGAGGA GTTGGAATAGCAACATGCCAGATTGCCAGAGCTTATGGTTTAAAGGTTTTAGGCACAGCTGGAACTGAAGAAGGAATGAATCTAGTTTTGAGAAATGGAGCCCACAAAACGTTTAATCACAGAGAAGCTGATTACGTTGATAAGATTAAG GAATTCAGTGCTGTGCAGGGAGTTGATGTGATAATAGAAATGCTAGCTAATGTTAATCTCGCCACTGATTTACAACTACTGTCACCTGGAGGAAGGGTGATG ATCGTGGGGAGTAGAGGTCCAATTGAAATATATCCCAGGGACACTATGATGAAAGAATCCAGCATAATAGGAGTTAGTCTGTTTTGTGCAACTAAG AAGTCGATGCACGAATGTGAAACGGCGCTTCTTGCTGGTATAGAAGCTGGCTGGCTTAAACCTGAAGTTGGCCCTGAATATCCATTGGAAAAAGTGGCTAAGGCTCATGAACTCCTTATTAACAGCAGTGGTGCTTTGGGAAAGATGGTACTCCTTATATGA
- the CRYZ gene encoding quinone oxidoreductase isoform X2, with translation MVLIKVHACGVNPVETYIRSGTHARKPALPYTPGTDVAGVIEAVGAQVTVFKKGDRVFTNGTISGGYADYTVAAADTVFPLSDKLDFKQGAAIGIPYFTAYRALFQKGHAKPGETVLVHGASGGVGIATCQIARAYGLKVLGTAGTEEGMNLVLRNGAHKTFNHREADYVDKIKEFSAVQGVDVIIEMLANVNLATDLQLLSPGGRVMIVGSRGPIEIYPRDTMMKESSIIGVSLFCATKKSMHECETALLAGIEAGWLKPEVGPEYPLEKVAKAHELLINSSGALGKMVLLI, from the exons ATG GTCTTAATCAAAGTCCATGCATGTGGTGTAAACCCAGTGGAGACATATATTCGTTCTGGTACTCATGCTAGAAAACCAGCTTTACCTTACACTCCTGGGACAGATGTTGCTGGAGTAATTGAAGCTGTTGGGGCGCAAGTAACTGTATTCAAG AAAGGTGACAGGGTTTTTACTAATGGTACCATCTCTGGTGGCTATGCAGATTATACAGTTGCTGCAGCTGACACAGTCTTCCCCTTGTCAGATAAATTAGACTTCAAGCAAGGTGCTGCCATTGGAATTCCATATTTCACTGCCTACCGTGCACTCTTCCAAAA AGGGCATGCCAAACCAGGGGAAACTGTGCTAGTCCATGGGGCAAGTGGAGGA GTTGGAATAGCAACATGCCAGATTGCCAGAGCTTATGGTTTAAAGGTTTTAGGCACAGCTGGAACTGAAGAAGGAATGAATCTAGTTTTGAGAAATGGAGCCCACAAAACGTTTAATCACAGAGAAGCTGATTACGTTGATAAGATTAAG GAATTCAGTGCTGTGCAGGGAGTTGATGTGATAATAGAAATGCTAGCTAATGTTAATCTCGCCACTGATTTACAACTACTGTCACCTGGAGGAAGGGTGATG ATCGTGGGGAGTAGAGGTCCAATTGAAATATATCCCAGGGACACTATGATGAAAGAATCCAGCATAATAGGAGTTAGTCTGTTTTGTGCAACTAAG AAGTCGATGCACGAATGTGAAACGGCGCTTCTTGCTGGTATAGAAGCTGGCTGGCTTAAACCTGAAGTTGGCCCTGAATATCCATTGGAAAAAGTGGCTAAGGCTCATGAACTCCTTATTAACAGCAGTGGTGCTTTGGGAAAGATGGTACTCCTTATATGA